A window of the Bombina bombina isolate aBomBom1 chromosome 3, aBomBom1.pri, whole genome shotgun sequence genome harbors these coding sequences:
- the LOC128651511 gene encoding uncharacterized protein LOC128651511 isoform X1 — translation MAQFDALLEQLKVEAVKRGPTWLEEKLRPLLVPDIGERADKEAASPRPVRLSRPPVRLDPDSEGSNGGRRRSSPSPGVKSTMKKRTGSSSGSRHVEAEIRHPAIPSSSSVSIAEQVRVSEKEGDYLPKGKMANLGQKEASKGKRQVNKGDGSLRPSLASVSNEQVSSVRSVGVLERQTGEDSRESGVPGLSVLSQVVEAQVHKVSKTAQVFRPSSSFEEQSYRVLDERVKGVEVSENQPDAEVCTGSEELTLYLDSSEEDFIPTSPRMVGSLRQFKPAVRASGDLILRGELRNLREGNADVVKNVSVSNNVYLLEGNEIGSRPVNPLGFLVVGNDGLSGEAYGLQESWTDNIRLDIEDGVPMAGRPNSRGEEAGAERSQQEMAITETRTPGFQNREKVTAASQVDQSTAAQDFGSVEPFSGACSSGRCSRNEFPGSIMEAWGGGLAELIKNSLAPGVRIVWVMGHSFIYWANAEASKKMGGLQLGCPVGQWEVKWFGIRRMCWELLFPVFVEYSKVFHHPDVLVLHLGGNDLGIIPQKELVRRIKRDLGNIKDLYPEIKIIWSQITPRLVWRSAWDYDKLERSRKK, via the exons ATGGCGCAGTTTGATGCTCTTTTAGAGCAGCTTAAGGTGGAAGCCGTTAAaaggggccctacctggctcgaagagaAGTTACGTCCACTGTTGGTTCCGGATATCGGAGAGAGGGCGGATAAAGAGGCTGCTTCTCCTAGACCAGTAAGGCTTTCTAGGCCTCCGGTTCGTCTGGATCCTGATTCTGAAGGTAGTAACGGTGGCCGTAGgagatccagccccagtccgggggtaAAGTCGACCATGAAGAAGAGAACAGGTTCCAGTTCTGGGAGTCGGCATGTTGAAGCGGAGATCAGGCATCCTGCTATACCATCCAGCAGCAGTGTTTCTATAGCGGAGCAAGTGAGAGTGTCTGAAAAGGAGGGTGATtatttgcctaagggtaagatggccaatttaggccagaaagaGGCTAGTAAAGGAAAGAGGCAAGTTAATAAAGGTGACGGCTCGTTGAGGCCTAGCTTAGCGAGTGTTAGTAATGAGCAAGTAAGTAGTGTTAGGTCAGTAGGTGTATTAGAAAGACAGACGGGCGAGGATAGTAGGGAGTCAGGGGTTCCAGGCTTGTCTGTTTTATCTCAGGTGGTTGAGGCACAGGTACATAAAGTTTCAAAGACGGCCCAGGTTTTCAGGCCTAGTAGCAGTTTTGAGGAGCAGTCTTATCGAGTACTAGATGAGAGAGTTAAGGGGGTTGAAGTAAGTGAGAATCAGCCCGATGCGGAGGTTTGTACTGGCAGTGAGGAATTAaccttatatttagattcttctgaggaggattttataccTACTTCTCCTCGTATGGTTGGTTCTCTTCGCCAGTTTAAGCCTGCAGTTAGAGCATCGGGAGATTTAATTTTAAGGGGTGAGTTACGAAATTTGAGGGAAGGGAATGCTGATGTGGTTAAAAATGTATctgtttctaataatgtttatcttttagaagggaatgagattgGGTCACGGCCTGTGAATCCTCTGGGTTTTctggtggtgggaaatgacggcctgagtggggaagcttatggccttcaggaatcctggacggataatatcaggcttgatataGAGGACGGCGTTCCGATGGCGGGACGTCCTAATTCGAGGGGAGAAGAAgcaggg GCTGAAAGAAGTCAACAAGAGATGGCTATTACGGAAACTAGGACTCCTGGGTTCCAAAATAGGGAGAAGGTCACGGCTGCATCTCAAGTGGATCAGTCTACTGCGGCTCAGGATTTTGGATCAG TGGAGCCGTTTTCGGGAGCTTGCTCCTCGGGCAGATGCAGTCGGAACGAATTTCCCGGATCAATTATGGAAGCTTGGGGAGGAGGATTGGCTGAGTTAATTAAGaattctttggctccag gtgtgaggatcgtatgggtgatggggcattcatttatatattgggccaatgctgaggccagtaagaaaatgggcggcctgcagctcgggtgtccagttggtcaatgggaagtcaaatggtttgggattaggcgCATGTGTTGGGAGCTTTTGTTTCCAGTATTTGTTGAGTACAGCAAGGTGTTCCATCACCCTGATGTTTTAGTGTTGCATTTGGGGGGGAATGACTTGGGTATTATTCCTCAGAAGGAACTAGTCAGAAGAATAAAAAGAGATTTGGGCAATATTAAAGATCTTTATCCTGAGATaaaaataatttggtcacagattactccacgTCTAGTGTGGAGATCAGCATGGGATTATGATAAGCTTGAAAGGAgccgtaaaaaataa
- the LOC128651511 gene encoding uncharacterized protein LOC128651511 isoform X3, translating to MAQFDALLEQLKVEAVKRGPTWLEEKLRPLLVPDIGERADKEAASPRPVRLSRPPVRLDPDSEGSNGGRRRSSPSPGVKSTMKKRTGSSSGSRHVEAEIRHPAIPSSSSVSIAEQVRVSEKEGDYLPKEGNEIGSRPVNPLGFLVVGNDGLSGEAYGLQESWTDNIRLDIEDGVPMAGRPNSRGEEAGAERSQQEMAITETRTPGFQNREKVTAASQVDQSTAAQDFGSVEPFSGACSSGRCSRNEFPGSIMEAWGGGLAELIKNSLAPGVRIVWVMGHSFIYWANAEASKKMGGLQLGCPVGQWEVKWFGIRRMCWELLFPVFVEYSKVFHHPDVLVLHLGGNDLGIIPQKELVRRIKRDLGNIKDLYPEIKIIWSQITPRLVWRSAWDYDKLERSRKK from the exons ATGGCGCAGTTTGATGCTCTTTTAGAGCAGCTTAAGGTGGAAGCCGTTAAaaggggccctacctggctcgaagagaAGTTACGTCCACTGTTGGTTCCGGATATCGGAGAGAGGGCGGATAAAGAGGCTGCTTCTCCTAGACCAGTAAGGCTTTCTAGGCCTCCGGTTCGTCTGGATCCTGATTCTGAAGGTAGTAACGGTGGCCGTAGgagatccagccccagtccgggggtaAAGTCGACCATGAAGAAGAGAACAGGTTCCAGTTCTGGGAGTCGGCATGTTGAAGCGGAGATCAGGCATCCTGCTATACCATCCAGCAGCAGTGTTTCTATAGCGGAGCAAGTGAGAGTGTCTGAAAAGGAGGGTGATtatttgcctaagg aagggaatgagattgGGTCACGGCCTGTGAATCCTCTGGGTTTTctggtggtgggaaatgacggcctgagtggggaagcttatggccttcaggaatcctggacggataatatcaggcttgatataGAGGACGGCGTTCCGATGGCGGGACGTCCTAATTCGAGGGGAGAAGAAgcaggg GCTGAAAGAAGTCAACAAGAGATGGCTATTACGGAAACTAGGACTCCTGGGTTCCAAAATAGGGAGAAGGTCACGGCTGCATCTCAAGTGGATCAGTCTACTGCGGCTCAGGATTTTGGATCAG TGGAGCCGTTTTCGGGAGCTTGCTCCTCGGGCAGATGCAGTCGGAACGAATTTCCCGGATCAATTATGGAAGCTTGGGGAGGAGGATTGGCTGAGTTAATTAAGaattctttggctccag gtgtgaggatcgtatgggtgatggggcattcatttatatattgggccaatgctgaggccagtaagaaaatgggcggcctgcagctcgggtgtccagttggtcaatgggaagtcaaatggtttgggattaggcgCATGTGTTGGGAGCTTTTGTTTCCAGTATTTGTTGAGTACAGCAAGGTGTTCCATCACCCTGATGTTTTAGTGTTGCATTTGGGGGGGAATGACTTGGGTATTATTCCTCAGAAGGAACTAGTCAGAAGAATAAAAAGAGATTTGGGCAATATTAAAGATCTTTATCCTGAGATaaaaataatttggtcacagattactccacgTCTAGTGTGGAGATCAGCATGGGATTATGATAAGCTTGAAAGGAgccgtaaaaaataa
- the LOC128651511 gene encoding uncharacterized protein LOC128651511 isoform X2, which yields MAQFDALLEQLKVEAVKRGPTWLEEKLRPLLVPDIGERADKEAASPRPVRLSRPPVRLDPDSEGSNGGRRRSSPSPGVKSTMKKRTGSSSGSRHVEAEIRHPAIPSSSSVSIAEQVRVSEKEGDYLPKGKMANLGQKEASKGKRQVNKGDGSLRPSLASVSNEQVSSVRSVGVLERQTGEDSRESGVPGLSVLSQVVEAQVHKVSKTAQVFRPSSSFEEQSYRVLDERVKGVEVSENQPDAEVCTGSEELTLYLDSSEEDFIPTSPRMVGSLRQFKPAVRASGDLILRGELRNLREGNADVVKNVSVSNNVYLLEGNEIGSRPVNPLGFLVVGNDGLSGEAYGLQESWTDNIRLDIEDGVPMAGRPNSRGEEAGAERSQQEMAITETRTPGFQNREKVTAASQVDQSTAAQDFGSGVRIVWVMGHSFIYWANAEASKKMGGLQLGCPVGQWEVKWFGIRRMCWELLFPVFVEYSKVFHHPDVLVLHLGGNDLGIIPQKELVRRIKRDLGNIKDLYPEIKIIWSQITPRLVWRSAWDYDKLERSRKK from the exons ATGGCGCAGTTTGATGCTCTTTTAGAGCAGCTTAAGGTGGAAGCCGTTAAaaggggccctacctggctcgaagagaAGTTACGTCCACTGTTGGTTCCGGATATCGGAGAGAGGGCGGATAAAGAGGCTGCTTCTCCTAGACCAGTAAGGCTTTCTAGGCCTCCGGTTCGTCTGGATCCTGATTCTGAAGGTAGTAACGGTGGCCGTAGgagatccagccccagtccgggggtaAAGTCGACCATGAAGAAGAGAACAGGTTCCAGTTCTGGGAGTCGGCATGTTGAAGCGGAGATCAGGCATCCTGCTATACCATCCAGCAGCAGTGTTTCTATAGCGGAGCAAGTGAGAGTGTCTGAAAAGGAGGGTGATtatttgcctaagggtaagatggccaatttaggccagaaagaGGCTAGTAAAGGAAAGAGGCAAGTTAATAAAGGTGACGGCTCGTTGAGGCCTAGCTTAGCGAGTGTTAGTAATGAGCAAGTAAGTAGTGTTAGGTCAGTAGGTGTATTAGAAAGACAGACGGGCGAGGATAGTAGGGAGTCAGGGGTTCCAGGCTTGTCTGTTTTATCTCAGGTGGTTGAGGCACAGGTACATAAAGTTTCAAAGACGGCCCAGGTTTTCAGGCCTAGTAGCAGTTTTGAGGAGCAGTCTTATCGAGTACTAGATGAGAGAGTTAAGGGGGTTGAAGTAAGTGAGAATCAGCCCGATGCGGAGGTTTGTACTGGCAGTGAGGAATTAaccttatatttagattcttctgaggaggattttataccTACTTCTCCTCGTATGGTTGGTTCTCTTCGCCAGTTTAAGCCTGCAGTTAGAGCATCGGGAGATTTAATTTTAAGGGGTGAGTTACGAAATTTGAGGGAAGGGAATGCTGATGTGGTTAAAAATGTATctgtttctaataatgtttatcttttagaagggaatgagattgGGTCACGGCCTGTGAATCCTCTGGGTTTTctggtggtgggaaatgacggcctgagtggggaagcttatggccttcaggaatcctggacggataatatcaggcttgatataGAGGACGGCGTTCCGATGGCGGGACGTCCTAATTCGAGGGGAGAAGAAgcaggg GCTGAAAGAAGTCAACAAGAGATGGCTATTACGGAAACTAGGACTCCTGGGTTCCAAAATAGGGAGAAGGTCACGGCTGCATCTCAAGTGGATCAGTCTACTGCGGCTCAGGATTTTGGATCAG gtgtgaggatcgtatgggtgatggggcattcatttatatattgggccaatgctgaggccagtaagaaaatgggcggcctgcagctcgggtgtccagttggtcaatgggaagtcaaatggtttgggattaggcgCATGTGTTGGGAGCTTTTGTTTCCAGTATTTGTTGAGTACAGCAAGGTGTTCCATCACCCTGATGTTTTAGTGTTGCATTTGGGGGGGAATGACTTGGGTATTATTCCTCAGAAGGAACTAGTCAGAAGAATAAAAAGAGATTTGGGCAATATTAAAGATCTTTATCCTGAGATaaaaataatttggtcacagattactccacgTCTAGTGTGGAGATCAGCATGGGATTATGATAAGCTTGAAAGGAgccgtaaaaaataa